The following coding sequences lie in one Arachis ipaensis cultivar K30076 chromosome B05, Araip1.1, whole genome shotgun sequence genomic window:
- the LOC107641798 gene encoding signal recognition particle 14 kDa protein-like, giving the protein MATAGEAIEYRCLIHATNGKKTISTSGVQKQLPVGASRVTLLVRNLKKKSLWSRILEEVMEKLVDIVYFLHLEIHEAFGSAGAFKNYK; this is encoded by the exons ATGGCAACTGCTGGTGAAGCAATTGAGTATAGATGCCTTATCCATGCCACCAATGGAAAAAAGACAATCTCTACTTCG GGTGTCCAGAAACAGCTGCCTGTGGGGGCATCACGAGTGACTCTGTTGGTGAGAAATTTGAAGAAAAAATCATTGTGGTCCAGGATTTTGGAGGAG GTAATGGAAAAGCTTGTAGACATTGTGTATTTTTTGCATTTGGAGATACATGAAGCATTTGGCAGTGCTGGTGCTTTCAAGAACTACAAATAA